In Methanobrevibacter millerae, the genomic window AGCATCTCTTTGAGCAATGGAGTCTTGCTGGTCATTCCAAATGTTTAATGGAGCAGAAATTGCCCTGTTTGCATCAGCCAAAACGATAGGTACTCTCATACCTGCTGCTGCATATAGAATTTCGTGCATTAACATTAATCCTTGTGAAGATGTTGCTGTAAATACTCTTACTCCGGCACCGCTGGCACCGACAGCAGCACTTATTGCACTGTGTTCGGATTCCACTTTAACATATTTTGCATCAATTTTTTCATCAGCAACATATTGTGCCAAGTATTCTGAGATTGTAGTTTGCGGAGTAATCGGATAAACAGGAATAACTTGTGGTTTTGCTAATCTAACAGCTTCTGCAACTGCTTTGTTTGAGGTCATTACTTCTTTTACCATTTCATCACTCTCTTTATTCTTTTACCATTTCGATTGCGTCTGAAGGACATTCGTTGGAACAGATTCCACATCCTTTACAGTAATCGTAATCAATATCATGTTGTTTGTTTATACTAGAATCCGGACAGAAGATAATGCAGTTGTCACAGTCAATGC contains:
- the porD gene encoding pyruvate synthase subunit PorD, with translation MVSIGCVIKNPGNTRNNKTGSWRTFKPVLDKEKCIDCDNCIIFCPDSSINKQHDIDYDYCKGCGICSNECPSDAIEMVKE